From a single Ornithorhynchus anatinus isolate Pmale09 chromosome 4, mOrnAna1.pri.v4, whole genome shotgun sequence genomic region:
- the LOC103168145 gene encoding orexigenic neuropeptide QRFP, whose protein sequence is MKASFSLPCLLLLLLTLDACFPSDGRKDPGGPSDSFGFAKKWQGAVGDSPPGWPWGASTQKKDPNPLFGLAKEPQGFGKERASFGFRFGRQEEESPGAHFVPASGEKRSGLLGNLAEELNGYRRKKGGFSFRFGRR, encoded by the coding sequence ATGAAAGCATCTTTCTCCCtgccctgtctcctcctcctcctcctgactctgGATGCCTGCTTTCCTTCAGATGGCAGAAAGGACCCGGGAGGCCCCTCGGACAGCTTTGGTTTTGCGAAGAAATGGCAAGGGGCAGTGGGAGACTCCCCACCGGGGTGGCCGTGGGGAGCGTCCACGCAGAAGAAAGATCCAAACCCCCTGTTCGGCCTGGCCAAGGAGCCGCAGGGATTTGGTAAAGAGCGGGCCAGCTTCGGGTTCAGGtttgggaggcaggaagaggaaagcCCGGGTGCCCACTTTGTTCCGGCCAGCGGAGAGAAGCGGAGCGGCCTGCTGGGGAATCTAGCCGAGGAGCTCAACGGCTACCGCAGGAAGAAAGGCGGCTTCAGTTTCCGTTTTGGACGGCGGTGA